A single region of the Liolophura sinensis isolate JHLJ2023 chromosome 9, CUHK_Ljap_v2, whole genome shotgun sequence genome encodes:
- the LOC135475666 gene encoding membrane frizzled-related protein-like, with protein sequence MVNIGGRVLLLILHGIAFFCTAPVFTLDLEYLDAHCGLSVKVRDAVHLKLKSMLTFAPNLDCSAVLYNELNRKMMVRFLKINIRNSTNCHTDRMELFKDRHKNGNPLVVVCGRRVPEKTFITSRNGMLTRFVSGQEADCEDFHILVTPFYTGLCDESSFQCDNKRCVADTLACDGYNNCGDNSDETVNCGLSAGFFAAVALVSLAILCMLIFAAYAFAFKKCGIHGYQRIL encoded by the exons ATGGTTAACATCGGGGGCAGGGTTCTCCTCCTCATCCTACATGGGATCGCTTTCTTCTGTACGGCTCCCGTTTTTACGTTGGACTTAG AGTACCTGGACGCTCATTGCGGGCTGTCTGTGAAGGTAAGGGATGCAGTTCACCTCAAGCTCAAGTCAATGCTGACCTTCGCCCCAAACCTCGACTGCTCGGCCGTGCTTTACAACGAGCTCAACCGCAAGATGATGGTCCGGTTCCTCAAGATCAACATACGCAATTCAACAAACTGTCACACCGACAGGATGGAGCTGTTCAAGGACAGGCATAAGAACGGAAACCCACTGGTCG TGGTATGTGGACGCCGTGTCCCGGAGAAGACATTCATCACCAGCAGAAACGGCATGCTCACACGGTTCGTAAGTGGACAAGAGGCCGACTGTGAGGACTTCCACATACTCGTCACACCCTTCTATACAG GTTTGTGCGACGAGAGCTCATTTCAGTGTGACAACAAGCGATGTGTAGCGGACACCTTAGCATGTGATGGTTACAATAACTGTGGTGACAATTCCGACGAAACAGTCAACTGTGGTTTGAGCGCTGGCTTTTTCGCTGCAGTGGCTTTGGTATCTCTGGCCATCTTATGTATGCTGATCTTCGCTGCTTACGCCTTCGCCTTCAAGAAATGCGGTATTCATGGTTACCAGCGTATACTGTAG